From the Salmo trutta chromosome 2, fSalTru1.1, whole genome shotgun sequence genome, one window contains:
- the LOC115150969 gene encoding dnaJ homolog subfamily C member 5 produces MSEQRQRSLSTSGEALYLVLGLDKTCTPDDIKKSYRKHALKYHPDKNPENPNATDKFKELNNAHSVLSDASKRNIYDSYGSLGLYVAQQFGEENVNAYFMLSSWWAKGLFAVCGVLTGCYFCCCLCCCFNCCCGKCKPKTPGEEDPDSYVSPEDLEEQIRTDMETDADDVPIIQQPTNASERTGLIGDGRRAYT; encoded by the exons ATGTCAGAGCAAAGGCAACGTTCCCTGTCCACCTCAGGAGAGGCCCTCTATCTGGTCCTGGGCCTCGACAAGACCTGTACACCGGATGACATCAAGAAGtcatacag AAAACATGCTTTGAAATATCATCCAGACAAGAACCCAGAGAACCCGAACGCCACAGATAAATTCAAGGAGCTCAACAATGCCCACTCCGTGCTGTCAGATGCCTCCAAGAGGAACATCTACGACAGCTATGGCTCCCTCGGTCTGTACGTGGCACAGCAATTTGGAGAGGAGAACGTCAATGCTTATTTCATGCTCTCCAGTTGGTGGGCaaag GGTCTGTTTGCCGTCTGCGGCGTGCTAACAGGCTGCTACTTCTGCTGCTGCCTGTGCTGCTGTTTCAACTGCTGCTGTGGGAAGTGTAAACCCAAAACTCCTGGAGAGGAGGACCCCGACAGCTACGTGTCCCCTGAAGACCTGGAGGAGCAGATCCGCACAGACATGGAGACAG ACGCTGACGACGTCCCCATAATACAGCAGCCAACCAATGCAAGCGAGAGGACCGGGTTGATTGGTGACGGACGACGGGCCTATACCTAA